A portion of the Pirellulales bacterium genome contains these proteins:
- a CDS encoding beta-ketoacyl-[acyl-carrier-protein] synthase family protein, translating to MITGIGLIASVGHDRESVWRAVQRGQSGVRNLRGMPGIPDDLLIAATVDIPLRHPGELKTITLLHHAAGEAIEDSHVRLDDVDRDRFACAISGHMGDTGFVIEQAGRHDLIDPHGVPWWQQWMPNTGCSSVANRFGLYGPRICHSTACASGLIDILAAVRAIEDGKADIALCGSGEGIHPLFAAGFHRMGVLAEHEDPTQACRPFDVRRSGFVMGEGAALFVIERLSHAINRGAKIYAEIIGGRMQAEAHHVTGLDAESEALAYLISATLNDARLAPDEINYINAHGTGTQQNDLVETRGIRRALGPAADKIWVSATKSMLGHLVNASGSVELAITTLALRDGFAPPTVNLTDPDPQCDLDCIPLVGRPSRFQTALKLSVAFGGHLAAISLRRWNDAKTGFAYPPRLAA from the coding sequence GTGATCACCGGGATCGGGCTGATCGCCTCGGTGGGGCACGATCGCGAGAGCGTGTGGCGCGCCGTGCAACGCGGTCAGAGCGGTGTGCGCAATTTGCGCGGCATGCCGGGCATCCCCGACGACCTGTTGATCGCGGCCACGGTCGATATCCCGTTGCGCCACCCGGGTGAGCTGAAAACGATCACCCTCTTGCACCACGCCGCCGGAGAGGCTATCGAAGATAGCCACGTTCGCCTGGACGATGTCGATCGCGATCGCTTTGCCTGCGCGATCAGCGGCCACATGGGAGACACCGGCTTCGTCATCGAACAAGCCGGCCGGCACGATCTCATCGATCCGCACGGCGTTCCCTGGTGGCAGCAATGGATGCCCAACACCGGCTGCTCCTCGGTGGCGAACCGCTTCGGACTCTACGGGCCGAGAATCTGCCATTCGACCGCCTGCGCGAGCGGCCTGATTGACATTCTGGCGGCCGTCCGCGCGATCGAGGACGGCAAGGCCGATATCGCGCTATGCGGCAGCGGTGAGGGGATTCACCCGCTGTTTGCCGCCGGGTTTCACCGCATGGGCGTTCTGGCCGAACACGAGGATCCGACACAAGCCTGCCGGCCGTTCGATGTCCGCCGCAGCGGTTTCGTCATGGGCGAGGGCGCGGCGCTGTTCGTGATCGAACGCTTGAGCCATGCGATTAATCGCGGTGCGAAGATTTATGCTGAAATCATCGGCGGCCGCATGCAGGCCGAGGCGCATCACGTCACAGGGCTCGATGCCGAGAGCGAGGCGCTGGCCTATCTGATTTCGGCCACGCTGAATGACGCCCGGCTCGCGCCCGACGAAATCAACTACATCAACGCCCATGGCACTGGCACCCAGCAGAACGACCTGGTCGAAACACGCGGCATTCGCCGCGCCCTGGGGCCGGCCGCCGACAAAATTTGGGTCAGCGCCACGAAATCCATGCTCGGACACCTGGTTAACGCCTCGGGCAGCGTCGAACTGGCGATTACCACACTCGCCCTGCGCGACGGGTTCGCGCCGCCGACCGTGAATCTGACCGACCCCGATCCGCAATGCGACCTGGATTGCATTCCGCTCGTCGGTCGGCCGTCGCGGTTTCAAACGGCGCTCAAGCTTTCCGTGGCCTTCGGCGGCCATTTGGCAGCCATCTCATTGCGCCGCTGGAATGACGCCAAGACCGGCTTCGCTTATCCGCCGCGACTGGCGGCGTAA